One Megasphaera elsdenii DSM 20460 genomic window carries:
- the hcp gene encoding hydroxylamine reductase: MTKEKQMFCFQCEQTAMGTGCTGCAGVCGKSAVEAGLQDVLTGALVGLARTCQTAAPTAKTYRTILEGMFTTITNVNFNTTTTQAMVDKVHAEAAALSSTPAADYDMNQMWNADEDIRSLKSLILFGMRGMAAYAYHALMLGKSSEEVDSFFVKGLSAIGEDWGMDELLPIVMETGKVNLTCMALLDEANTTTYGTPVPTTVPLTVEKGPFIVVTGHDLKDLELLLKQTEGKGINIYTHGEMLPAHAYPELKKYKHLKGNFGTAWQNQQKEFDGVPGAFLFTTNCLMPPRKSYIDRVFTTEVVSFDGVTHIGEDKDFTPVIEKALELGGYSEDQHFTGINGGSTVTTGFGHGTVLSVADKVIDAVKAGAIKHFFLVGGCDGARPGRNYYTEFVKQTPADTVVLTLACGKYRFNDLDLGTIGGLPRIMDMGQCNDAYSAIQVAVALAKAFDCGVNDLPLSMVLSWYEQKAVCILLTLLSLGIKNIYLGPTLPAFVSKNVLNYLVENFNITPTSTPEADLKKILG; this comes from the coding sequence ATGACAAAAGAAAAACAGATGTTTTGTTTCCAGTGTGAACAGACCGCTATGGGTACTGGCTGTACCGGTTGTGCCGGCGTTTGTGGCAAATCGGCTGTTGAAGCTGGCTTGCAGGATGTTTTGACCGGCGCTCTCGTCGGCTTGGCCCGTACCTGTCAGACTGCCGCTCCGACGGCTAAGACCTATCGTACCATCCTCGAAGGCATGTTCACGACCATTACCAACGTCAACTTCAATACGACGACGACCCAGGCTATGGTCGATAAAGTCCATGCTGAAGCCGCTGCTCTTTCGTCCACTCCCGCAGCTGACTACGACATGAACCAGATGTGGAACGCTGACGAAGATATCCGTTCCCTCAAATCGCTCATCCTCTTCGGCATGCGCGGCATGGCTGCTTATGCTTACCACGCTCTCATGCTCGGCAAATCGAGTGAAGAAGTCGATTCCTTCTTTGTCAAAGGCTTATCGGCTATCGGCGAAGACTGGGGCATGGATGAACTTCTCCCGATTGTCATGGAAACAGGCAAAGTCAACTTGACCTGCATGGCCCTCCTCGATGAAGCCAACACGACTACTTATGGTACACCGGTTCCGACGACGGTTCCTTTGACTGTTGAAAAAGGCCCGTTCATCGTCGTTACTGGCCACGACCTGAAAGATTTGGAACTCCTCCTTAAACAGACAGAAGGCAAAGGCATCAACATTTACACTCATGGTGAAATGCTCCCGGCCCATGCATATCCGGAATTGAAAAAATACAAACACCTCAAGGGCAACTTCGGCACGGCTTGGCAGAACCAGCAGAAAGAATTTGATGGCGTTCCCGGTGCTTTCCTGTTCACGACGAACTGCCTCATGCCGCCTCGCAAATCCTACATCGACCGCGTCTTCACGACGGAAGTCGTTTCCTTTGACGGCGTAACTCACATCGGCGAAGACAAAGACTTCACACCGGTCATCGAAAAAGCGCTGGAACTCGGCGGCTACAGCGAAGACCAGCACTTCACCGGCATCAACGGCGGCAGCACGGTAACGACAGGTTTCGGTCATGGTACCGTTCTCTCCGTAGCTGACAAAGTCATCGATGCTGTCAAAGCTGGCGCTATCAAACACTTCTTCCTCGTCGGCGGTTGCGACGGCGCTCGTCCGGGCCGTAACTACTACACGGAATTTGTTAAACAGACCCCGGCTGATACGGTTGTCCTCACCTTGGCTTGCGGCAAATACCGCTTCAATGACCTCGACCTCGGCACCATCGGCGGCTTGCCGCGCATCATGGATATGGGCCAGTGCAACGACGCTTACAGCGCTATCCAGGTAGCTGTCGCTTTGGCAAAAGCCTTCGATTGCGGCGTCAACGACCTGCCTTTGTCCATGGTTCTCTCCTGGTACGAACAGAAGGCTGTCTGCATCCTCTTGACCCTCCTCTCCTTGGGTATCAAGAACATCTACCTCGGACCAACACTGCCGGCCTTCGTCTCCAAGAATGTCCTCAACTACTTGGTAGAAAACTTCAACATCACTCCGACCAGCACGCCGGAAGCTGACCTCAAAAAGATTTTGGGATAA
- a CDS encoding sugar-binding transcriptional regulator: protein MQHNKNKLAISAAKLYYQSGFSQADIAKELQLSRPSVSRLLQYAKDMGFVRIEIFDPIEDQGQLAQKVASAYGLRQVCIANAPIEDEEEVKKYIGQRGAAYINEIIQDGDIIGVGWGTTLHSLSHQLIPHPLKGAQIVQLEGGITLSTSETYANEILEKFAKNYETIAQYLPLPVLFDSKEVKEMVYRDRHIKRVLELGRNANIAIFSVGTVRDNALFFRLGYADTQEKAYLKSHAVGDICSRFFDKDGNISSQELNDRTVGIALDDLRNKEYSILLSGGEGKIASIRAALKGGYANVLITDQFTAKRLLEEV from the coding sequence ATGCAACATAATAAGAATAAACTAGCCATCAGCGCAGCCAAATTATATTATCAGTCAGGCTTTAGCCAAGCCGATATCGCCAAGGAATTGCAGCTGTCCCGACCGTCCGTTTCCCGGCTCTTGCAGTACGCCAAGGACATGGGTTTCGTGCGCATCGAAATCTTCGACCCCATCGAAGACCAGGGCCAGCTGGCCCAAAAAGTGGCCTCGGCCTACGGGCTGCGCCAGGTCTGCATCGCCAACGCACCCATCGAAGATGAAGAAGAAGTCAAGAAATATATCGGCCAGCGCGGCGCAGCCTATATCAATGAAATCATCCAGGACGGCGACATCATCGGCGTCGGCTGGGGCACAACCCTCCACAGCCTGTCCCATCAGCTCATCCCCCACCCCCTGAAGGGCGCCCAAATCGTCCAGCTCGAAGGGGGCATCACCCTTTCAACGAGCGAAACCTACGCCAATGAAATCCTGGAAAAATTCGCCAAGAACTACGAAACTATCGCCCAGTACCTGCCCCTGCCGGTCCTCTTCGACTCCAAAGAAGTCAAGGAAATGGTCTACCGCGACCGCCACATCAAGCGCGTCCTGGAACTGGGGCGCAATGCCAACATCGCCATCTTCAGCGTCGGTACAGTCCGCGACAACGCCCTATTCTTCCGCCTGGGCTATGCCGATACCCAAGAAAAAGCCTACCTCAAGAGCCACGCCGTCGGCGACATCTGCTCCCGCTTCTTCGACAAAGACGGCAACATCTCCAGCCAGGAATTGAATGACCGCACCGTCGGCATCGCCCTGGATGACCTGCGCAACAAAGAATACAGCATCCTCCTCTCCGGCGGCGAAGGCAAAATCGCCAGCATCCGCGCCGCCCTGAAAGGCGGCTACGCCAACGTCCTCATCACCGACCAGTTCACAGCCAAGCGCTTGCTGGAGGAGGTGTAA
- a CDS encoding peptidylprolyl isomerase yields the protein MADNKTYAVFQTNRGDFTVELFADKAPITVENFVNLAKSGFYDGTIFHRIIADFMIQGGDPTGTGCGGSKQTIPDEFGPGLDFSEPGILAMANAGPNTGSSQFFVTVVPTPWLQNHHSIFGKVVKDYDVVEGISRVKTNFADKPLEDVVLNTVKIVTEA from the coding sequence ATGGCAGACAATAAAACTTATGCTGTGTTCCAGACGAACCGCGGCGATTTTACGGTTGAACTTTTTGCGGACAAAGCTCCGATTACGGTCGAAAATTTTGTCAATTTGGCAAAATCCGGTTTTTATGATGGCACGATTTTCCATCGCATCATTGCCGATTTCATGATCCAAGGCGGCGACCCGACGGGTACGGGCTGCGGCGGCTCGAAGCAGACGATCCCTGATGAATTTGGTCCGGGCCTTGATTTCAGCGAACCCGGTATCCTGGCTATGGCCAATGCCGGCCCCAATACGGGCAGCTCTCAGTTCTTTGTGACTGTTGTCCCGACGCCGTGGCTCCAGAACCATCATTCGATTTTCGGCAAGGTCGTCAAAGATTACGATGTCGTCGAAGGTATCAGCAGAGTCAAAACGAATTTTGCAGATAAACCCCTGGAAGATGTCGTCTTGAACACGGTGAAAATCGTAACGGAAGCCTAA
- a CDS encoding beta strand repeat-containing protein, which translates to MKDKYNQPIIYWVRNGYSLTIVDGQPYTSLSDNGRRADVSWTDDANAKPSDILESVTSTHVQTNVTTNVGETLQQVNAGTYAGVSNSDGTEVNGKWNYIVKDSSWKGVVDASNYRNGYADLVSSGKPRGFVRTTDAGSKLAWNATLSAYTYNGKVVDYSNIYVIDGEIGVFTNASESEVYTGTVFGKNNEVLMTVKKSDGSYYSYWGAEVNDAGATMDTYRVAEYQKDLNVLRDNDFALYHNDIKSVDMSTNDSSATISLMRNGDGTSNPAVDGTLTITNGGGTGGKDTYVRISNTTNGQEVSKTFTTGSKVSAIGSTDATTGLTINGVDYTIKPDVSWTAQAGGKDVNAVNQKVNFVGSDHITVTGTDGQIKFEATGLADTDLTNITNTAVTKIQNIAKGEDVHIKADTYTVGNDGSVTMTYVDGNGNTIDGTAKITGIAKSDLSNITNKGNTVIKNIAKNAVKVIGGTNTAVETSTTDNGPVEYKVNLNKDVNLGDTIQLNGSDGSISAKSGGARLSFNNNGLTVSQAKNGVTNETRINGAEITVDGGIGNQTTIKGSMASIGSVLVNGGGGTATISGLTNKTTKYAGFATSGRAATEEQLKEVNSKATAAKTTVTNGKNITVNEAKADDGSSTYTVGLAKDVVLGDNAIKLNGSDGSISAKSGGARLSFNNNGLTVSQAKNGLTNETRINGAEITVDGGIGNQTTIKGSTARIGNVLVNGGSGTATITGLTNKTTDYTGFANGSGRAATEEQLKEVDSKAAAAKTTVTNGKNITVDEAKADDGSSTYTVGLATDVVLGDNAIKLNGSDGSISAKSGGAQLAFNNSGLTVSQAKNGLTNETRIDGATITVDGGTGNQTIINGSTARIGSVLVNGGSGTATITGLTNKTTEYTGFANGSGRAATEEQLKEVAGKAGEAIETAGKGWNLTTNGKEASKTNIAPDGTVDFSSSNDNLIISNAGANLSFSLSDNLDLTKNEANKGSVKVGKNTTLTDGLLQVGNLSLTANALTIDGSTYISASGINANKHKITNVLAGKDDMDAVNVGQLKSAIRDSQVSIKAGDGISVAKTGNQYTINVNIEGVTNNQGKVTVSTGDSTSTESGSESGSSGAKKFKVMDLMYRAESNEVAPETTTDTGKPMKIESIPEDIKLEADDNQAASVVNGETIKIAGDGTNISTKANVTGAGSMDTISVSLKPDIQVDSVTINNGGPTINNTGIDMNGKSITNVENITVNNGPTINSSGIDMNSQKIINLAEGDISETSTDAVNGGQLYNTNQAVIANAENINSLSHSLNKLDSRINRVGAGAAALAALHPLDFDPDNKWDFAAGYGNYAGANAVAIGTYYRPNENTMFSIGGSFGGGENMINAGVSFKLGSGGSGITTSKTVMAKKIKEQDELLKAQDAKMKEQDEKIAKLEALVAQQGEMIQQALGKK; encoded by the coding sequence ATGAAGGATAAATATAATCAGCCTATTATCTATTGGGTCCGCAACGGCTATTCGCTGACCATAGTCGACGGCCAGCCTTATACGTCCTTGTCGGACAATGGCCGCCGGGCTGATGTCAGCTGGACAGATGATGCAAATGCCAAACCGTCGGATATCTTAGAAAGCGTTACTTCGACTCATGTCCAAACGAATGTGACGACCAATGTTGGCGAAACGTTGCAGCAAGTCAATGCTGGAACCTATGCTGGTGTGAGCAATTCTGATGGAACAGAGGTTAACGGCAAATGGAATTACATCGTCAAAGACTCCAGTTGGAAAGGCGTTGTCGACGCTTCGAATTATCGCAACGGGTATGCTGACTTAGTTTCTAGTGGCAAGCCTAGGGGCTTTGTCAGAACTACGGATGCTGGCTCTAAATTAGCTTGGAACGCTACCCTTAGCGCATATACGTATAATGGAAAAGTTGTCGATTATAGCAATATCTATGTCATTGATGGGGAAATCGGTGTCTTCACCAACGCTTCGGAATCAGAAGTCTATACAGGAACAGTCTTTGGTAAAAATAATGAAGTCTTGATGACTGTCAAGAAATCTGATGGCAGCTATTACAGCTATTGGGGCGCTGAAGTCAATGACGCTGGCGCTACGATGGATACCTATCGGGTAGCCGAATACCAGAAAGACCTCAACGTCTTGCGGGACAATGACTTTGCCCTCTATCATAACGATATTAAGTCCGTAGATATGAGCACGAACGATTCTTCGGCAACCATTTCCCTCATGCGTAATGGTGATGGTACGAGCAATCCTGCTGTCGATGGAACGTTGACCATTACTAATGGTGGCGGCACAGGTGGTAAGGACACCTATGTCCGTATTTCCAACACGACGAATGGACAAGAAGTTTCTAAGACCTTTACGACAGGCTCGAAAGTCAGCGCCATTGGGTCAACTGATGCTACAACAGGACTGACGATTAATGGTGTCGATTACACGATTAAACCGGATGTCAGCTGGACTGCCCAGGCTGGCGGTAAGGACGTCAATGCTGTCAATCAGAAAGTCAACTTTGTTGGAAGTGACCATATTACCGTTACCGGAACAGATGGTCAGATTAAATTTGAAGCTACTGGGTTGGCAGATACGGACCTCACCAATATCACGAACACGGCAGTAACAAAGATTCAAAACATCGCTAAAGGCGAAGATGTCCATATCAAAGCCGATACCTATACGGTAGGTAATGATGGTTCCGTTACCATGACCTACGTCGATGGCAATGGCAATACAATTGATGGCACGGCCAAGATTACGGGCATCGCCAAGTCGGATCTGTCGAATATCACCAATAAAGGAAATACCGTTATCAAGAATATTGCTAAAAATGCTGTGAAAGTTATTGGTGGGACGAACACGGCCGTTGAAACTTCGACGACAGATAATGGACCTGTGGAATACAAAGTCAATCTCAATAAAGATGTCAACTTGGGCGATACGATTCAGCTCAATGGCTCCGATGGCTCCATCAGTGCTAAATCGGGCGGCGCGAGGTTGTCTTTCAACAACAACGGCTTGACGGTTTCCCAGGCCAAGAATGGCGTGACTAATGAAACGAGAATCAATGGAGCTGAGATTACGGTCGACGGTGGTATCGGTAACCAGACAACTATCAAAGGTTCGATGGCTAGTATCGGCAGCGTCCTAGTCAACGGCGGTGGTGGAACAGCTACGATTAGTGGCCTGACCAATAAAACGACGAAGTACGCGGGTTTTGCAACATCTGGCCGGGCAGCAACGGAAGAACAGTTGAAAGAAGTCAACAGCAAAGCGACTGCAGCAAAGACGACGGTTACTAACGGCAAGAACATTACTGTCAACGAAGCGAAAGCAGATGATGGCAGCAGCACGTATACCGTAGGCTTGGCAAAAGATGTCGTTCTTGGCGACAATGCCATTAAGCTCAATGGCTCCGATGGCTCCATCAGTGCTAAATCGGGCGGCGCGAGGTTGTCTTTCAACAACAACGGCTTGACGGTTTCCCAGGCTAAGAATGGCTTGACTAATGAAACGAGAATCAATGGAGCTGAGATTACGGTCGACGGCGGTATCGGTAACCAGACAACGATTAAAGGCTCGACGGCCCGAATTGGTAATGTCTTGGTTAACGGTGGTAGCGGAACGGCTACGATTACTGGCTTGACCAATAAAACGACGGATTACACCGGCTTTGCAAACGGCAGTGGCCGGGCCGCAACGGAAGAACAGCTGAAAGAAGTCGACAGCAAAGCGGCAGCCGCAAAGACGACGGTCACTAACGGCAAGAATATCACTGTCGACGAAGCGAAAGCAGATGATGGCAGCAGCACGTATACCGTAGGCTTGGCAACAGATGTCGTTCTCGGCGACAATGCCATTAAGCTCAACGGTTCCGATGGTTCCATCAGTGCTAAATCGGGCGGAGCCCAGCTGGCTTTCAACAACAGCGGCTTGACGGTTTCGCAGGCTAAGAATGGCTTGACCAATGAAACGAGAATCGATGGAGCTACGATTACAGTCGATGGTGGTACGGGTAACCAGACGATCATCAACGGTTCGACGGCTCGTATCGGCAGTGTCTTGGTCAACGGTGGTAGCGGAACGGCTACGATTACTGGCTTGACCAATAAAACGACGGAGTACACCGGTTTTGCAAACGGCAGTGGCCGGGCAGCTACGGAAGAACAGCTGAAGGAAGTTGCAGGCAAAGCTGGCGAAGCTATCGAAACGGCTGGCAAAGGCTGGAATCTGACGACTAACGGTAAAGAAGCTAGCAAGACCAACATCGCTCCGGACGGCACGGTAGACTTCTCCAGCAGCAATGACAATCTGATCATCAGCAATGCTGGCGCAAATCTCTCGTTCTCCCTCAGTGATAATCTCGACCTAACCAAGAATGAAGCTAATAAAGGCAGCGTCAAAGTCGGTAAAAATACGACATTGACAGATGGACTTCTCCAGGTCGGTAACTTGTCCCTGACGGCAAATGCTCTCACAATTGACGGTTCGACCTATATCAGTGCCAGTGGTATCAATGCCAATAAACATAAAATCACCAATGTCTTAGCTGGGAAAGATGATATGGATGCAGTCAACGTCGGTCAGCTCAAATCGGCTATCCGCGATTCGCAAGTTTCCATCAAGGCTGGTGATGGCATCAGTGTCGCTAAGACGGGTAACCAGTACACAATCAATGTTAATATTGAAGGCGTTACCAATAACCAAGGCAAAGTAACGGTTTCGACAGGTGACAGCACTTCGACAGAAAGTGGTTCCGAATCCGGTTCGTCGGGCGCTAAGAAGTTCAAAGTCATGGACCTCATGTATCGGGCAGAATCTAATGAAGTTGCTCCAGAAACGACAACAGATACCGGTAAACCTATGAAAATTGAAAGTATTCCGGAAGATATCAAGCTTGAAGCTGATGATAACCAGGCTGCCAGTGTCGTAAATGGTGAAACTATTAAGATTGCTGGTGATGGTACGAATATCTCGACGAAAGCTAACGTTACTGGAGCAGGCAGCATGGATACCATATCCGTTTCCCTGAAACCGGATATTCAAGTTGATAGTGTTACTATCAACAATGGTGGACCGACCATTAATAATACTGGTATCGACATGAATGGTAAGAGCATCACCAATGTTGAAAATATTACCGTCAACAATGGTCCGACCATCAATAGCAGCGGTATCGACATGAACAGCCAGAAGATCATCAACCTGGCTGAAGGAGATATCTCCGAAACGTCGACAGATGCCGTCAATGGCGGTCAGCTCTACAACACGAACCAGGCCGTCATTGCCAATGCGGAAAACATCAACAGCCTGAGCCATTCGCTCAACAAGCTGGACAGCCGCATCAACCGCGTCGGTGCTGGTGCAGCCGCGCTGGCAGCCCTCCACCCGCTCGACTTTGACCCGGACAACAAGTGGGACTTCGCAGCTGGTTACGGCAACTATGCTGGCGCTAATGCCGTCGCTATCGGTACCTACTATCGTCCGAACGAAAACACCATGTTCAGCATCGGTGGCAGCTTCGGCGGCGGTGAAAATATGATCAACGCCGGTGTCAGCTTCAAACTCGGCAGCGGTGGCAGCGGTATCACGACGTCCAAGACGGTCATGGCCAAGAAGATTAAAGAACAAGATGAACTCCTGAAAGCACAGGATGCTAAGATGAAAGAACAAGACGAAAAGATTGCTAAACTGGAAGCTCTCGTAGCCCAGCAAGGCGAAATGATTCAGCAGGCACTTGGCAAGAAATAG
- a CDS encoding M48 family metallopeptidase has protein sequence MKLWKKWLTTIVASLSLCIAPAAMASAASTAQILLYGAATMVLAKQQLLQMDNNNQKQMLANTQAKTGVVNNEAYSDRLENIQRNLVATGLIKRNYDVYANPSTDLNAFETIGGVISVNKGMLDALNDDELAFTLCHEMQHGEKRHAINGVLKSIGISTLVDVSLGGNADVLDILLGSVAVNYIDNEFVTMDQEKQADATGFNVFKNTAYNVGGAASSMQYVYEQYGELWQEGFKRIISPNNHPQMSSRIEKLAGRMSLWSGNHVQVGGNTVYVNAQPVVTPAVSGTYSSRRRAFLVAGNLARATHDVYGEATKDDKVVTEAMNKKQPSWKVSSRGDDVYVNGLRVMTCADGDNQPVIVKNIQSALEAKPAMLNKKEIQKQNKAWTHKYGYKKQKKEKNA, from the coding sequence ATGAAACTATGGAAAAAATGGCTGACGACAATCGTTGCCAGTTTATCCCTCTGTATCGCACCGGCAGCGATGGCTTCGGCCGCTTCGACGGCGCAGATCTTGCTTTACGGGGCCGCGACGATGGTCCTGGCAAAACAGCAGCTGCTCCAGATGGACAACAATAACCAGAAACAGATGCTGGCCAATACCCAGGCCAAGACGGGCGTCGTCAATAATGAAGCCTACAGCGACCGCCTGGAAAATATCCAGCGCAATCTCGTGGCGACGGGCCTGATTAAGCGCAATTACGATGTCTATGCCAATCCCTCGACGGATTTGAACGCCTTTGAAACGATCGGCGGCGTCATTTCCGTCAATAAGGGGATGCTCGATGCCCTCAATGATGACGAACTGGCCTTTACGCTGTGCCATGAAATGCAGCACGGTGAAAAACGCCATGCCATCAACGGCGTCCTCAAGAGTATCGGTATTTCGACCCTCGTCGACGTGTCCCTCGGCGGCAATGCCGATGTCCTGGACATCCTCTTGGGCAGTGTAGCCGTCAATTACATCGACAATGAATTTGTCACTATGGACCAGGAAAAACAGGCTGATGCGACGGGCTTCAATGTCTTCAAGAACACGGCATATAATGTCGGTGGTGCCGCTTCGTCCATGCAGTACGTCTATGAACAGTATGGCGAATTGTGGCAGGAAGGTTTCAAACGCATCATCAGCCCGAACAACCATCCGCAGATGTCGAGCCGTATCGAAAAGCTGGCCGGACGCATGAGCTTGTGGTCAGGCAACCACGTCCAGGTCGGCGGCAACACGGTATATGTCAACGCACAGCCTGTTGTTACGCCGGCCGTGTCCGGAACCTATTCGTCACGGCGTCGGGCTTTCCTGGTCGCCGGCAATCTGGCCCGGGCTACGCACGATGTCTACGGCGAAGCGACGAAAGACGATAAAGTCGTCACCGAAGCGATGAACAAGAAGCAGCCGTCGTGGAAGGTGTCGTCCCGCGGCGATGACGTCTACGTCAACGGCTTGCGCGTCATGACCTGTGCCGACGGCGATAACCAGCCGGTCATCGTCAAGAATATCCAGTCGGCCCTGGAAGCCAAACCGGCCATGCTGAACAAGAAGGAAATCCAGAAGCAGAATAAAGCCTGGACCCATAAGTATGGCTATAAGAAACAGAAGAAGGAGAAAAATGCGTAA
- a CDS encoding GDSL-type esterase/lipase family protein yields the protein MRKQIAFVTALMALTLGVGILAGARQSTDSHGVDVALEEARQHATTDGDDVPALREKPQVTLHYPATDPADAHPILRWSRVDGAVMYDVQILKKEEEKDADGKPSTSYEPFMDDQKAYTTGLELDLPDTFLGQVFYWRVRGLDLKGRPVSEFSDVEEVHVDIFQPFTEKPTPLSFFNQGPGQTLLYPVYDWIAVPGAAKYEVEILNDLPEDPNGTAPSIHRIDSYTPQYAQQYDQKARMGDKPFYWRVLALDGAGNPIGGYSDALPFELDPAAEQGVVAIFGDSISHGGGSISYSPTDWDFSYASYLMFPTINLAQSGDTSAMGVERFDRDVLPFKPSYVIILIGSNSLRAGVPAGEVIADLRTLKKKCLSHGIKPVFLTIPPLNPQNIKAAFDQDTADDWRSAIAEVNDYIDTQVHIDITPGMADSHGELKTELALDGLHLDPPGKKMMAAAINNAWASITELPDSAWE from the coding sequence ATGCGTAAACAAATAGCTTTTGTCACGGCCCTCATGGCCTTGACCCTGGGCGTCGGCATCCTCGCCGGTGCCCGCCAGTCGACGGACTCTCATGGCGTCGATGTGGCCCTGGAAGAAGCGCGGCAGCATGCGACGACTGATGGCGATGACGTGCCAGCCTTGCGGGAAAAACCGCAGGTCACTCTTCATTATCCGGCGACGGATCCGGCCGATGCCCATCCCATCCTGCGCTGGAGCCGTGTCGACGGGGCTGTCATGTATGACGTGCAGATATTGAAGAAGGAAGAAGAAAAGGACGCGGACGGGAAACCCAGTACGTCTTATGAACCGTTCATGGATGACCAGAAGGCCTATACGACAGGACTGGAACTGGATTTGCCCGATACTTTCCTGGGACAGGTCTTTTACTGGCGCGTCCGCGGCCTCGATTTGAAGGGGCGTCCCGTCAGTGAGTTCTCGGATGTCGAAGAAGTACATGTCGATATTTTCCAGCCTTTTACGGAAAAGCCGACGCCCTTGTCCTTTTTCAACCAGGGACCGGGACAGACCCTGCTCTACCCGGTCTACGACTGGATTGCCGTACCCGGGGCGGCCAAGTATGAGGTGGAAATCCTCAACGACCTGCCGGAAGACCCGAACGGCACGGCACCGTCAATCCATCGCATCGACAGTTATACGCCTCAGTATGCTCAGCAGTATGACCAGAAGGCCCGCATGGGCGACAAGCCGTTCTACTGGCGCGTCCTGGCCCTGGACGGGGCGGGGAATCCCATCGGCGGCTATTCCGATGCCCTGCCTTTCGAACTGGATCCGGCTGCCGAACAGGGCGTCGTCGCTATCTTCGGCGACAGTATCAGCCATGGCGGTGGCAGTATTTCTTATTCGCCGACGGACTGGGATTTCAGCTACGCTTCGTATCTCATGTTCCCGACGATCAACCTGGCTCAGAGCGGTGACACGAGCGCCATGGGCGTCGAACGCTTCGACCGCGATGTCCTGCCTTTCAAGCCCTCGTATGTCATCATCCTCATCGGCTCCAACAGCCTCCGGGCCGGCGTGCCGGCAGGCGAAGTCATTGCTGATTTACGGACGCTGAAGAAAAAATGCCTGAGCCACGGCATCAAACCGGTTTTCCTGACCATTCCGCCGCTTAACCCGCAGAACATCAAGGCCGCCTTCGACCAGGATACGGCCGATGACTGGCGCAGCGCCATTGCCGAAGTCAACGACTACATCGACACGCAGGTCCACATCGACATCACGCCGGGCATGGCTGACAGCCACGGCGAACTCAAGACCGAACTGGCTCTGGACGGCCTCCATCTCGACCCACCGGGCAAAAAAATGATGGCCGCCGCCATCAATAACGCCTGGGCCAGCATCACGGAATTACCCGATAGTGCCTGGGAGTGA
- a CDS encoding GIY-YIG nuclease family protein translates to MLYYTYMVRCADQSLYTGWTLDVAKRVAAHNDGRGAKYTRSRRPVTLAWCQGFPTKHEAMHWEWQIKQWTRKKKEKLCREQLSVTDEEG, encoded by the coding sequence ATGTTGTATTATACGTATATGGTGCGCTGTGCCGACCAGTCTTTATATACGGGCTGGACGCTGGATGTAGCCAAACGGGTGGCAGCGCACAATGACGGCAGAGGGGCCAAGTATACCCGTTCCCGTCGCCCTGTGACCCTGGCCTGGTGCCAGGGTTTTCCTACAAAACACGAAGCGATGCATTGGGAATGGCAGATCAAGCAGTGGACGAGAAAGAAGAAGGAGAAGCTCTGCCGGGAACAGCTTTCCGTAACGGATGAGGAAGGATGA